A genomic stretch from Bacillaceae bacterium S4-13-56 includes:
- a CDS encoding electron transfer flavoprotein subunit alpha/FixB family protein has translation MIEEHRGVWVFMEVKQGSIAGVSLELLGAGRTLADKLESPLGAVLLGYNAKELSNVCFEYGADEVYLIDDPILENYRTEPYMNGVSDLARKYKPEIFLYGATPNGKDIASAIATELNTGLTADCTMLDVDVEKRLLEASRPAFGGNIMATILCKKHRPQMATVRPKVMKALPPEEGRTGTIYEEFIKMKEEDIHTKVLEIVRDSKKTVNLEDADVIVCGGKGMGDPEGFQVIHELANTIGATVGGTRDVVEAGWLTHDYQIGQTGETVTPKIYFAIGLSGAIQHTVGMKNSEIIIAINKDKDAPIFDIATYGIVGDAHEIVPLLTQAFKEALSEKEVVSNG, from the coding sequence ATGATTGAAGAACATCGTGGTGTTTGGGTATTCATGGAGGTAAAACAAGGTTCTATCGCGGGTGTTTCCCTTGAACTATTAGGTGCCGGAAGAACATTAGCCGATAAGTTAGAATCTCCATTAGGAGCTGTTCTTTTAGGTTACAACGCAAAAGAGTTAAGTAATGTTTGCTTTGAATATGGTGCTGATGAAGTTTATCTCATAGATGATCCCATTTTAGAAAACTACCGTACGGAACCATATATGAATGGGGTCAGTGACTTAGCGAGAAAGTATAAACCAGAGATATTTCTTTATGGGGCCACACCAAATGGAAAGGACATCGCATCGGCTATTGCGACAGAATTAAACACTGGATTAACCGCAGATTGCACAATGCTTGATGTTGATGTGGAAAAGAGATTACTAGAAGCAAGTCGTCCAGCATTTGGTGGGAATATTATGGCTACAATTTTGTGCAAGAAACATCGTCCGCAAATGGCGACTGTTCGACCAAAAGTTATGAAAGCATTACCTCCAGAGGAAGGACGTACCGGGACCATTTATGAAGAATTTATAAAAATGAAGGAAGAAGATATTCATACCAAGGTACTTGAAATTGTTAGAGATTCTAAAAAAACAGTTAATCTAGAAGATGCTGATGTAATCGTTTGTGGTGGAAAAGGAATGGGAGACCCAGAAGGGTTTCAAGTAATCCATGAATTAGCCAATACAATTGGAGCAACAGTTGGTGGAACAAGAGACGTTGTAGAAGCTGGGTGGTTAACCCATGACTATCAGATTGGGCAAACTGGCGAAACAGTAACACCAAAAATCTATTTTGCTATTGGCCTATCTGGGGCCATTCAGCATACAGTTGGAATGAAAAACTCAGAGATTATTATTGCAATCAATAAGGATAAGGATGCACCAATTTTTGATATTGCTACCTATGGGATTGTAGGAGATGCTCATGAGATTGTTCCATTACTAACACAAGCATTTAAAGAAGCACTTTCAGAAAAAGAGGTGGTTTCCAATGGCTGA
- a CDS encoding NAD(P)/FAD-dependent oxidoreductase has protein sequence MAEKFDVIVVGGGPAGTTCAYQCAKNGLKVIQIERGEFPGAKNVMGGVLYRKQLEEVIPEFWHEAPIERPIIEQRLWLMDQESAVTMSYKGQEWGQEPYNNFTVLRAKFDQWFAQKAVEQGALLITETVVEECIVEDGKVVGVRTDRPDGEIYADVVVLADGVNSLLSKKLGFHNDLKPEHAALTVMEVLNLPTDRINERFNLEDNQGCTIEIFGDATKGNLGTAFLYTNKESLNIGVGTTLSSMIKGKLKPYELLENLKNHPMVRSLIKDAEPTEYLAHLIPEGGYNAIPKLVGDGVIVVGDAAQLVNSIHREGSNLAMKSGSFAAETILLAKEAGRYTEDVLDHYRQQIYDSFIGQDLKKYKDAAHTFETYPQYLKEYIPMLNKAANHFFTVDGMSKSEKQRDVMKMFTERGKWKTAQELYRAWRVMK, from the coding sequence ATGGCTGAAAAGTTTGATGTAATTGTTGTTGGTGGAGGGCCTGCTGGAACAACTTGTGCCTACCAATGCGCGAAAAACGGTCTAAAAGTTATTCAAATAGAGCGTGGAGAATTTCCAGGTGCTAAGAACGTAATGGGTGGGGTTTTATACCGAAAGCAATTAGAAGAAGTAATTCCGGAATTCTGGCACGAGGCTCCCATTGAAAGACCAATCATTGAGCAACGACTTTGGTTAATGGACCAAGAGTCTGCTGTAACTATGAGTTACAAAGGACAGGAATGGGGCCAAGAGCCCTATAACAACTTTACTGTCTTAAGAGCTAAATTTGATCAATGGTTTGCTCAAAAGGCTGTAGAACAAGGAGCCCTTTTAATTACTGAAACTGTTGTGGAAGAATGTATTGTAGAAGATGGAAAAGTGGTAGGAGTACGTACTGATCGTCCAGATGGTGAGATTTATGCTGATGTAGTAGTTCTAGCAGATGGTGTAAATTCATTACTATCGAAAAAATTAGGCTTCCATAATGATTTAAAGCCTGAGCACGCTGCCCTAACAGTTATGGAGGTTCTTAATCTACCAACCGATAGAATTAATGAGAGATTCAATCTTGAAGACAACCAAGGATGCACAATTGAAATTTTTGGTGATGCTACAAAAGGAAATTTAGGAACAGCTTTCCTTTATACCAATAAAGAGAGTCTAAATATTGGAGTCGGAACTACTCTTTCTAGCATGATTAAGGGGAAATTAAAGCCATATGAATTGTTAGAAAATTTAAAGAACCATCCTATGGTTCGCTCACTTATTAAAGATGCTGAGCCAACTGAGTATTTAGCTCACTTGATTCCAGAAGGAGGATACAACGCTATCCCTAAGCTGGTGGGAGATGGTGTAATCGTTGTAGGAGATGCTGCCCAACTTGTAAACTCTATTCATCGTGAGGGTTCAAATCTAGCAATGAAGTCAGGTTCTTTTGCTGCAGAAACTATACTACTAGCAAAGGAAGCTGGTAGATATACAGAAGATGTACTAGATCACTATCGTCAACAGATCTATGACAGCTTTATTGGTCAGGATTTGAAAAAATATAAAGATGCAGCACATACTTTTGAAACCTATCCTCAATATTTGAAAGAATATATTCCAATGCTTAATAAAGCAGCTAATCATTTCTTTACAGTTGACGGAATGAGCAAGAGTGAAAAACAACGTGATGTCATGAAAATGTTTACTGAAAGAGGAAAATGGAAAACTGCACAGGAATTATATCGGGCGTGGAGGGTGATGAAATAA